The Macaca thibetana thibetana isolate TM-01 chromosome 9, ASM2454274v1, whole genome shotgun sequence region GATGGATGTCCTCAATAACCTTCACAATTCAGTGTGTGGTCATTTCAAATTGACACTTCCAGAGTGACACTTCCAGAGTGACACCTGGAAGCATGACATAAAGGGGAAAAAGacatttgtcaaataaaaaatgaaaatgtggccaggcatgctgacccacgcctgtcatcctagcacttttagaggccaaggtggacagatcacttgagctcaggagttcgagaccagcctggtcaatataggaagacccctgtctctacaaaaaattagctgggcatggtggtacacacctgtgatccccgctactcagtaggctaaggtgggaggatcacctgaacccaggacgtggagtttgcagcgagccaagatcacaccactgcataccagcctggatgacagagtgagaccctgcctcaaaaaataaatacacgaataaaaataaaaacgtaaGGGGAATGAGAAAGGCAGAAACTCGGTTCTAGTTTTGTTACGTGGAACAAACATACCAGTTTTAGTCAAATATTTGCCACCTTTATAGCAGAATATTTTGTTATGTAAGTTCTGTTTTCCCCTTTGATTTATAAGAAACCCTGACAATTAATGAGATGGCAGCTATTAGTATCCTAGATAATTTGCTGAGGGTCTACTAATCCTTTCAATATGGCCAGTGTTCCTGAGTGAAGCAGCAGCATGCCTGCTTTTCCCTGGTTTCCCCAACTGAGTAAAATTTCATGAAAGCAACTCCTCACCAACATAAAGAAAGTTCCCTAAGCAAGATAAAGTAATCCTTCCAATCCCTTCTTTAGGAGATAATGTGGATTACAGGGAAGTAGTGGGTATGAGTAGGCTAAGAAATTGTTGggtaatgaaaataattttttttcttttaggcaaGGAAGCAATTTATAAAACcaagattaaaataaagaaatatatgctGCCATTGCTAAATTCCTGAGAAAAGGCAAAGAGGTTGATGAGATAGAAGTGTAAAACACAGAAACaggctggacttggtggctcacacctgtaatcctagcactctgggagaccaaggcaggtggattgcctgagctcaggtgttagagaccaacctgggcaccCTGGTGATACCCtgagtctattaaaaatacataaaattaccttggtgtggtggtgcgcacctgtagtcccagctactccggaggctgaggcatgagaatcacttgaacctggagacagaggttgcagtgagctgagattgcaccactgcactccagcctgggtgacagatcaagactttgtctcaaaaaatataaaaaattaaaactaaaaaaaggacaagcacagaaacaaaacaataaagaacATTAAGATTTATAATAAAGTTTATGATAAAAGAGTACTAAAAATACTTTtcaccagaatatataaagaagtcttacaactcaacaacagaaAGACCATCAATTAAAACATGGTCAATGAATCTGATTAGGTATTTTACCAAAGAAGACAGACAGTGGCCGgccgcagtagctcatgcctgtaatcccagcactttgggaggccaaggtgggcagatcacctgaggtcgggagttcaagatcagcctgaccaacatagagaaaccccatctgaactaaaactacaaaattagcttggcatggtggcgcatgccggtaatcccagctacttgggaagctgaggcaggagaatcgcttgaacccgggaggcggaggttgtggtgagtcaaagtcgcgccattgcactccagcctgggcaacaagagcgcaactccatttcaaaacaaacaaacaaacaaaacaaagaagacagacaaatggcCATTAACCatctgaaaagatgttcaacatcattagtcattagggaaatgcaaatcaaaaccacaataagaacacttcacacctctataatgcctataatcaaaaagacacacacaaaaaagtataggcaaggatgtggagaaattggaacactcatacactcatacactgctggtgggaatgtaaaattggatagctgctttgaaaaacagtcttatagttcctcaaaagattaaaacCAGTTGCCCTATGACTCAAAAATTGTACTCCTGGATATTCACCCAAGAGGAACATATGTCCACAATGGAGTTCATAGCAACATCACTCATAATAGTCAAAACTTGTaaacaacccaatgtccatcaactgataaataaaatgtgataaacctctacaatagaatattacttagcaataagaaaaaaataaagttactgactgggcatgatggctcacgtctttaatctcagcactttgggaggctgaggtgagaggattgcttaagcccaggagttcaagaccacctcaggcaacatggcgaaaccccagctcttcaaaaactacaaaaaatttagctgggtcatggtggcgcatacctatgatccaaactactcaggaagctgaggtgggaagatcacttgagcccaggagatcaaggttacaatgagccaaaatgaagccactgcaccccaggctaGGCAATGGAGTGAggcctgtctgaaaaaaataaaaactaaaaattaaaaaaattactgattcaTGCTACCATATAGAtaactcttaaaaatattatgttaggtgaaatgagccagacacaaaaggacaaatatcaggtgattccacttatatgaggtacctgcgataggcaaattcatagagacagaaagcaaaatagAGGTTACCAGAAGCTAGGGGATGCATGATAGGgatttattatttaatgggtacagacagtctctgtttgggatgatgaaaaaattccagaagtaaaTAGAAGTGATGCTTGCACAGCATTGTaagtgtacttaatgccactaagttgtacattttaaagtggttaaaatggtacattttaggTTATATATGTTTtgccagaattttaaaaaataattgacaaaGTTTAGACAATTTTAAAGAGAGCACAAGATTTGCAGTTAACCTAAAAAATTCATGAAAGAACtgcattttaagatttattttaataaatttaacctTTGCAAGCCAATTAATGATATCACCATCttaacaaactaaaaagaaaaaccatatgattatctagtagatgcagaaaatttgacaaaattcaacatccactacccattttttaaaaaaatatcagcAAAGTAAGGATACAAGAGATTTTCCTCAACATGTTAAAGGACATCTTTAAGATATCTGCAGCAGGACTTTgtgagaccgaggcgggtggattgcttgagctcaggagtactagaatagcctaggcaacatggtgaaaccctgtctctacaaaaaatcacaaaaattatctggatgtggtggcacacacctatagtcccagcaactcaggaggctgaggtgagaagattccttgagcctaggaggaagaggttgcagtaaaccaagattgtgccactgcattctgacctgggtgacagagtgagaacctgcctcaaaataaaataaaataaaataagttatttgcAGCTAACATCCTATGTAATGAGGAAAGTCTGAATGGTTTTCCCTCAGATCAAGAATGAGACAGGAATTTCAGTTCTTCcctcttctattcaacattgtactggaggttctagccacTGTAATCATTTCTGAAAACAGGTGAGTggcatgtaggagaatgaaactggatcctcatttctcaccttatacaaaaatcaactcaagatggatcaaagacttaaatctaagacctgaaactattaaaattctagaagataacattggaaaaactcttctagatattggcttaggcaaggatttcgtgaccaagaacccaaaagcaaatgcagtaaaaacaaagataaatagctgggacttaattaaactaaagagcttttgcacagccaAAGGAACAGTGagcagggtaaacagacaacccacagaatgagagaaaatcttcacaatctatacatctgacaaagagctaatatccagaatctacaacaaactcaaacaaattagcaagaaaaaaacaaacaatccgaccaggcacggtggctcacccctctaatcccaacactttgggaggccaaggcgggtggatcacaaggtcatgagatcgagaccagcctgatcaacatggtgaaactccttcaccactaaaaatacaaaaattagctgggcatggtggggcacgcctgtaatcccagctactcaggaggctgaggcagaagaattgcttgaatccggaaaGCAGATGTAGCcgtgagacaagatcgtgccactgcactccagcctggtgacggagcaagactccatcaaaaaaagaaagaaagaaagaaagaaagaaagaaagaaagaaagaaagaaagaaagaaagaaagaaagaaagaaagaaagaaagaaagaaagaaagaaagaaagaaagaaagagagagaaagaaagaagaaaaaaaagatcccatcaaaaagcgggctaaggacatgaatagacaattctgaaAAGATGGACAAATGTccaacaaagatatgaaaaatgcACAGcgtcactaatgatcagggaaatgcaaatcaaaaccacaatgagataccactttactcctTCAAGAATGCACACAATAAAAAactaatagatgttggcatggatatgatgaaaagggaacacttctacactgctagtgggaatgtaaactagtacaaccactatggaaaacagtgtggagattccctaaagaactaaaagtaaaaccatcgtttgatccagcaatcccattactatctacccagaggaaaagaagtcattacatgaaaagaGATTTGCACATAcctgtttatagcagcacagtttgcagttgcaaaaatgtgtctcacgcacacacacacagacacacacacgctatggactactactcagccacaaaaaggaatgaattaatggcactCACAGCAACCTAGATAGGATTGGAGACTATCATTCTAAGtgaggtaactcaggaatggaaaaccaaacatcctaagttttcactcataattgggagctaagctatgaggatgcaaaggcataagaatgacaaagtggtaatcccggcactttgggaggccgagacgggtgcaTCACGaagtcaggatatcgagaccatcctgactaacattgtgaaaccctgtctctactaaaaatacaaaaaattagctgggcgtggtggcacacgcctgtagtcccaactacttgggaggctgaggcaggagaattgtttgaacccaggagacggaggtctcagtgagctgagatcacgccactgcactccaacctaggtgacagagcgagactccgtctcaaaaaacaacacacacaaaaatgacacAGTGAACTTTGGAGACTttggggaaagagtgggaagggggtgagagaTAGGAGACTACAAATCGGGTTgtgtgtatactgcttgggtgatgggggcaccaaaatctcacaaatcactgcTAAAGAAATCACtcgtgtaaccaaataccacctgttcccccaaaaacctatagaaattaaaaataaataaaaatgtttaaaggagaaaggaaaggaaaaaggaagggaactGAAagacatccagattggaaagaaataagtaaaactcTTTTTATTCATAGATACTGTCTTCTAAGCTTCAGCAGCTTTTCAATACTCAACTCAATAAATCCAGAATGCTcaataaaattcattaaaaagcGACttaaactaataaatgagttttgCAAAGTTGCAAGATAGAAgatcaagatacaaaatcaagtGTGTTTCTCTACATtaggaataaaaattaagaaattgacatttttgaaataatactatttatcatagcattaaaatataaaatgcttatgGGTACATCTGAAAAGCTATGTGAAAGACCTGTacaattaaaaccaaaaaatatttctgagaaaattttttgaaaaaacaaaggaggctgggcgctgtggctcatgcctgtaatcccagcactttgggaggccgaggcaggtggatcacgaggtcaggagatcaataccatcctggataacacggtgaaaccccgtctctactaaaaatacaaaaaaaatataaaattagccgggcatggcggtgtgtgcctgtagtcccacctgctggggaggctgaggcaggagaatggcgtgaacccaggaggtggagtgaAACCTAcccattattattttgtctttggaAAACTCCAGCTCCTTCATGGTAACCATTTCTTTTCCATCAACAGCTATGTTTAATGCAGGCTGGTTCACAAGATTCTCCAACTCTGCTCCAGAAAAGCCAGTAGTACCTCGAGCTATAATTTCTGGATCAATGGCTAATGTAAAAAGAGAACACAACACTAAAAGTCCAAAACAGGTAAAAAGAAGCTCTTCACAAAGAACTCacattctggctgggtgcagtggttcatgcctgtaatcccagcactttgggacgctgaggcgggtggatcacctgaggttaggagtttggaccagcctggccaacatggtgaaaccccgtctctactaaaaatacaaaaattagcttaccgtggtggtgtgcacctgtaatgccagctacttgggaggctgaggcaggagaatcacttgaaccccggaggcagaggttgcagtgagccgagatcgcacggttgcactctagcctgggcaaaaaaaatgaaacattgtctcaaaacaaaacaaaacagaaacaaaacaaaacaaaacacaaacgcaaaaaaacaaaaacaaaaaactcaccttctgagggaaaaaaagaaaatagctagcTATAGCTATTCTGAGCCATAGTTTAGacattttttctctgaatttcatCTGGAAATACTTACTTTGGACATAAAAGGTGCCCTAATTATAGGAAACATATATAGTTTAATGAATTGATCCAGCTATCTCTGAAACTACTGCAgctttaataatttcatttattactAAAATGGGTAATACATCttcatatgttttgttttataatttgcatTCTTCTCTTTTGGCCCCATACTGACTATATCATGAGCTACTGTTTCTGAagctttttctgttattttgcattttacattcatcttagaaaatatgtatatacatatatatttcctcaaatattatCTGTCTGAATACTCTAAAAAAACCTTTCTTTAGAATCAGGGTTCAAAACAATAGAATCTCCTGGATACACAATAACTAAGGAATGGACTTTTAAATGAACATACTAATGGTAAAAAAACAGACGATAAAAATGAACTGGtcttttaatattaatacatttaccCTGAAAGGAGCACACACAGGGTGAGTTGTGTATCACCACTTTATAGAAATGATAATGTTTGTTTCGATATAATTAGACTTATATTGATCgaactttattttattgagataccATTTCAAAATTTCTGTTCGACCTTTTACATCTGTCCTTGGAACTGTAACCTGCATGTCAAAACGACCAGGAAGTATTAAGGTACTACAGGAataatgtaaaaggaaaatacaaattaataaactgATGATGCTAAAGCTCAGATTCAACAGGACTGACACCCTAATGACATGAGTGGGAAgccaagggcagccagagaaCAGATGGAGTTTTGTACGTAAATATTCAGATAATTCCTTTTGAAACAAGGCTCAAGTAACAGTGTCAATAACCAGAAGGCAGAACAAGGCTCATTTAGATACATGTGTGTACCTAGATAGCCTACCCCTCAGAAACAAAAGCATGAAAGCAGCTCAGTTCAGGAACAAATAATTCCACAAAAAACTGTTATGAGAAGCACACATCTAAGTGTGTGGTTAGACTTGTACGGAATGTTAGACTAAGTACAGAATATTAGACTAGAGTCTTAGGCAGTGACAAACTAGtgatcaaataaaaatatgaataacttgtacaataaatttttttcatagtaaCTTTAAACCTAGTTATAATGCTAcagtgaatttattttaaaaatgctgtctACATAAAACTTTTGTGACAtataacaaagaaatattttaacagttttattgagatgtaattcacataacAGAATTTAAAGTGGAtacttcagtggtttttaatatattcagaatTGTACAACCATCagcacaatctaattttagaatattcccATCCCCACAAAGAAATCCCATATCAAGTGGCAGCCATTCGCCACTCTCCCTAACCTCTGGTAACAGCTAATCTAATTTGTCTCTGTGGATTTTCTTATTCTGGACATTgcctataaatggaatcatataatatgatGTTTTGCAATGGACTTCTTTTAGCATAATTTTGTAGCATGTAAACAGCACTTCACAAAAATCTTCTTTTAATACTTACTTATCTAATGCCTCTGGGAAGTTTGTGGCTCCTATTATGATAAGTCCTTCATTGGGTTGACAACTACATAGGAAAATATGTCATATTTTCACTAACATTGAAGCACAGCACACATGTAGAAATGCTCtacacaaaacattttctttttttgagactaggACTCCCTTTGTGGCCTAAGTTGGAGTGCACGAGTAccttcatagctcactgtagcctcaaatttctgggaagaagtgacccttctgcctcaacttctcaagtagctggaacaacaggcacatgccaccatacctgactaatttatttttattttttatttattttaaaaaattttctccccaATTTCTAGGTACAAGCCActgactattttctttctttctttttcttttttgagatggagtctctctcttgtcacccaggctggagtgtagtggcgcgatctctgctcactgcaagctccacctcctgggttcaatgccattctcgtgcctcagcctcctgagtacctgggactacaggcgtccgccaccacgcccagctaattttttttttttttgtatttttagtagagacggggtttcactctgttagccaggatggtctcaatctcctgacctcatgatccgcctgctaaGAAAAGAGACTAATACCACCAGTCATCTGTGGCTACATATCTTCACAATCATCTGGTCTATGTAGGAAAAGATAACCTAATATAAAAAAGTTTaggtgcctggttaatttttgaaaaaattactttcaaGCATACCAATTCAAATTATTCGCTCCTGGGCTTCCTATGTAGTTTCAAAATGTCTTATATTGACTTTTAAGACACTTCTTTCAAAACAACATCAACTCTTGCTTTTTACATTATAAACATTGAGGTAAGCTTTAAACCTGCCACAACATTAAAAGCTAGTCATAAACTGTGTAGAAACAAGTGTATTTCTTCAAATAGACTACTAGTCTCAGCTTGAATCACTGTTTTTCTATCTTAAGtacaacaacaaatgaaaaagaatataaataccacaaattaaatgagttgatattCAAATATCCAATTAGTAGTGAAAACAATACAATAATGAGAGAAAAAGCTTGTCTTGATTTCTTGCTTGAGGGACTACTCTGTTTCCTATACACATCACATTTTTCATATCTCTAGATATGAAATGCCTTATGGAAATAATTTGCATAAGACCACTTCTACATATATCAAATGCTGGGAGGCATCACCATATTCTAAGACAAAAGGAGACTCAATTACCCATCCATTTCAGCAAGAAGTTGATTTATGGTCTGCCTTAAATATGGATGCATTGAGATTCAATTCTCTTCCCACCAACAGAATCTAATTCCTCAATAAATGTAACACAAGGAACATTCGCATTTCTTCCCCTAAGACAacaaaaaagattcaaataagctgAAAGAAGTTAACAGTTTTGaacaagataaatattaaaattctataaaactgtcaaaagccaacaaaaatattcattgtaagaaaatacacaaaaggaGGTCAATTTTTACTGATTTAAGAATAGTAGCTtcgggaggaaaaaaaaaaaactataccaaagaaaatgatttaaaataaaagcaattaggCATTCATTCTTCCTAGATATACAAATATCATATACAATTAGGTTTGAAGCTTATTACTCCCTAATTCCATACTATAAAattgatgaataaaatgaaaaaaaaaaaaaacctaagagaTTTTTGGTAGCCTCCAACCTCATTTTGCACTTCCACTAGCTCTTTCAATAATTCATATATTAAGCTATCCAAATCAAGATCCCACAGTTGCTATTTTAGCTATCAAAACTAATTAGCATGCAAAGCTAGAGGCcccaaaaaatagaaattaaaaaaaggaaaaagaaaagtaattatcAAAGAAAGGGGAAGATACACACTTCccttaaaattaacaaaatttagtATTGTATGAAAGATACATCAAAATGTACTAAAAAGATTTCTGATACTGCTGACTCCCACACCACAAACATCTCATCAAATTTGGATCTAGAAgcataataaaaaggaacatcAGCTTCTCCTGCTCAGCAAGTGACTTTCCAGTCCCTGGGAGTCCAACTAAAAGaattcctaaaagaaaacaaaacaagaatgattcaaagtattttttaaaaatcccccgATATGAACCTATAAAACAAATagttattcatttatataattttcaggTTAAGGTCATAACAATAAGCAAGATTTTGAAACACAGTAAACCATACTTGTGTCTGCTATAGGTTCACTTCAGAATCTTGTCCAAAATTAATTTTCCTGTATCATGTAAGTATTGTTTACATACCAACAACAGACATGACAGGGAGAACCTTGaggcaaaaaaatacaaaccctTTTATCACTAAATAAGTAAGATAAAAATTCAAGTAGAAATAGATTAAAAGACTAAACAATCAAATGCAATTCATGAATCTTGAATTGACAATATGATATTAAGGAAATAGTGTTAATTTTCTTTGGTGGGATAagattattatgtttatttaggACACTGTCCTTATTCTTAGGTGATGTATAATGAAGTCTTTAGATGTCAAGTAGTTGATGTCTATAGTTTTCTCTCAAATGTTTGGGGGGggggaaacacacacatatacagaaagcaaatatgacaaaatgttaacaattgtttAGTCTAAGTTGGTAGGATATGGACGTTAATTGTACTGTTCTTTCAAGGTTTTccatatgtttgaaaattttcataatatcataataattttcacatgttagaaaaacagaattgcctgatttgtatgtttttgtaaatatacatattacatttaaaaagcaacaaaacttCTTTACATACATGTTTGCtgcattttaacattaaaaaattacagtaaagaAAGCTCAAGCTCAAAGATAGCTTTATGACTATTCTAGTATTGTCATGTTTCAGTGATACTTAACTGGTTTAAATCATATTAATTTCTGTGGATTACATCTTGGTATCTGAAGATTTTTCTACAAATTTATACTACTCAAATTttctacaaatttaaaatactccTTGCGATTAGAAAGAGGAAGagtgaggccgggtgcagtggctcaggcctgtaatcccagcacttagcggggtcgaggcgggtggatcacgaggtcgggggactggctaacatggtgaaatcccgtctctactaaaaccacaaaaaattagccagggttggtggcgggcacctgtactcccagctactcaggaggctgaggcgggagaatggcgtgaattcggcagggggagcttgcagtgagcggagatcgtgccactgcactccagcctgggcgacagtgcgagactctgtcaaaaaaaaaaaaaaaaaaaaaaaaaaaaggaaagaaagaaaagaaaaaaaagtggagaagaGTAGGTCGGtcacgtggctcacgcctataatcccagcaatttgggaagtcgaggctagtggatcacctgaggtcgagagttcaagaccagcctgaccaatatggagaaaccccgtttctttctactggaaaaaaaaaaaaaaaaaatacccgggcatggtggagcatgcctgtaatcccagctactcgggaggcttgaggcaggagactcacttgaatccaggagggggaggttgcagtgagccgagatcgcatcattgtactccagcctgggaaacaagaaccaaactccgtctcaaaaaaaaaaaaaaaaaaaaaaaaaaaggcggggagGAGTGTAGCTATTAATACTTCTGTGGTTTTAAACATTCACTCCGTGATGTGATAGCACTGCTTTAATAAATGTGCCCTAAATTAGCAAAGGTTCCTTGCAGATAATTTCATACACTGCTGTATTCTCACTAGAGATAGGTGGCTGTATAAAAACAAGCATTAAAAAGGAGTGTCATCCTTTAACTCAGCAACTCCATTTCTAGAAATGTAGTCTAAGGAATAATTAAACATGAAGGCAAAGCCTTGAATTAAGATGATCACCACAGtactatttttaatagcaaaagactggaaaccaaataaaaattgagTATAAATGGTTAAATTGTGATACAACCATAAATTAGAAGGATACTATGAAGTCATTAAAAACCATGTTaaccatgagaaaacatcagacaaagcCAAACTGAAAACATTCTATAAATAATTAGGCAAGTACTCTTTCAATTATAAAAAGCATGATTAATcctcttctccccactccctcaCAAAAAGGCTAAGGAATTgtttcattaaaacaaacaaacaataaaaatctaaatgttaTATGTGATCCTGGATTGGGTCTTCAACTGGGGAAGAGGGTAAGGATCAGGGTAACACTACAACGGATATAGACTGTAAATTTCATAATGGTTTTGTAGATAtgttaaatgtcttttttgtgttgttgttttttgagatggagtctcactctgtcccccaggctggagtacagtggctcagtcttggctcactgcaacctccacttcctaggttcaagcaattctctcgcctcagcctcccgagtagctgggattacaggcacttgcaaccaagcccggctatttttttttttttttttttttttttgtatttttagtagagacgggttttcatcatattggtcaggctggttagAACTCCAATGGCCCCtggttcaagaccagactggtcttgaactcctgacctcaagcaatccatctgcctccacctcccaaaatgctggaattataggtctgagccaccacacccagctaatgtccTAATTTTCGTATTACTCTGGAGTTATGTAAAAGAATACACTTAGGGGTGACTATGTTTACAATTTACCCTCAAatagttaaaaatttatttactgacaaataatttttatatttatatatgtgtaaagAGACAAAGTGAATGATTTTTATAAGGGAGCTAGGTTGagcgcactggctcatgcctgcagtcctagtatttcgggaggccaaagtgggtggatcgcttgagcccaggagttcaagaggagcctgggcaa contains the following coding sequences:
- the LOC126963127 gene encoding ATP-dependent zinc metalloprotease YME1L1-like isoform X3, yielding MHPYLRQTINQLLAEMDGCQPNEGLIIIGATNFPEALDKLECNRAISAHCNLCLRGSSDSPASASQVAGITGAHHHAIDPEIIARGTTGFSGAELENLVNQPALNIAVDGKEMVTMKELEFSKDKIIMGPKIL
- the LOC126963127 gene encoding ATP-dependent zinc metalloprotease YME1L1-like isoform X2, coding for MHPYLRQTINQLLAEMDGCQPNEGLIIIGATNFPEALDKLECNRAISAHCNLCLRGSSDSPASASQVAGITGAHHHAIDPEIIARGTTGFSGAELENLVNQPALNIAVDGKEMVTMKELEFSKDKIIMGSSDSHASASGVAGTTGAHHHTKVQRSYKGSYPC
- the LOC126963127 gene encoding ATP-dependent zinc metalloprotease YME1L1-like isoform X1 — encoded protein: MHPYLRQTINQLLAEMDGCQPNEGLIIIGATNFPEALDKLECNRAISAHCNLCLRGSSDSPASASQVAGITGAHHHAIDPEIIARGTTGFSGAELENLVNQPALNIAVDGKEMVTMKELEFSKDKIIMGSSDSHASASGVAGTTGAHHHTKVSLWKCHSGSVNLK